The following DNA comes from Methanomassiliicoccales archaeon LGM-DZ1.
TCCTGGAGGATCAACGAGCGCCATTACGGCGCCCTTCAGGGGCTCAACAAGTCCGAGACCGCGGAGAAGTACGGGGAGGAGCAGGTCAGAATCTGGAGGCGCTCCTATTCCGTGAGGCCGCCTGCCCTGGCCGAGGACGACCCCAGGAACCCGGCCCGCGAGCCCAGGTATGCTGGCACTCCTGCCGAGGGCCATCCGCTCACCGAGAGCTTGGCCGATACCGTGGCTAGGGCGGTCCCCTACTACGAGTCCAGGATAAAGAAGGACATCGAGAACGGCAGGAAGGTCGTGGTCTTCGCTCACGGGAACTCCATCCGCGCCCTGGTCAAGTACCTCGACGGCATGAGCGACGAGGAGATCACCAAGGTCAACATACCGACCGGCGTGCCGCTCGTCTACACCTTCGACGATGCGATGAATGTCGTCTCGAAGAGGTACCTCGGGGACCAGGAGGCACTGGCCGCCAAGCAGGCGGCCGTCGCCGCCCAGGGCAAAAAACAATGAGAACCATGGTCCGGGCCGTATGATGCCGGCCCGGGCTGCGAACATTATATAACCTGCGTTCATGGATGGGCATACGAAGTGTTCATATGAGCGATGTCAAAGTCACTGTCGACCCCGGAGTATGCAAGCTCGGCACCGTCATCAACGCCA
Coding sequences within:
- the gpmA gene encoding 2,3-diphosphoglycerate-dependent phosphoglycerate mutase; protein product: MKQLVLVRHGESEWNSLNLFTGWTDVDLSEKGRKEAAEAGRLMKAEGMAFDKVYTSYLKRAIHTAHLALAEMDLEWIEEEKSWRINERHYGALQGLNKSETAEKYGEEQVRIWRRSYSVRPPALAEDDPRNPAREPRYAGTPAEGHPLTESLADTVARAVPYYESRIKKDIENGRKVVVFAHGNSIRALVKYLDGMSDEEITKVNIPTGVPLVYTFDDAMNVVSKRYLGDQEALAAKQAAVAAQGKKQ